In Brassica napus cultivar Da-Ae chromosome C2, Da-Ae, whole genome shotgun sequence, the sequence CAGCTCAAGAAAAAACAATGAGGCCGCGGGGAAATGGCTatgtattaagaaaattatttgggCCTGGATCCAGTTCTCGAAAACCGGGTTAGTGAGCAGTTGCGTCAATCCTAAGCGGCGGAACTCTCTCACAACAACACTGTTTAAAAACCCTCTCTCTCTCGCCGCCTTGCTATCACAAAATCTTCAAGTCGCTTCGTTCGATCCCCTCAGCTTCAGTTTCATCGATGGTAAGTACCTTCGTCTCTCGCCTTATACTCTTGCTTACCGCTCTCTTCGATCTCGCGTGATCTGTTGATATATTCCATCgctttttgttgttttctcaGGCTTTACCGAACCAGCAAACCGTTGATTACCCTAGCTTCAAGCTCGTCATCGTTGGTGATGGAGGCACAGGTACCTTCCTAGCCTAGATGATTAACTTGTAGCGGCTCAATTCCGATTAGAAACTGCTAGATTGTCTCTTTAGAGAGCTTGATTTTGTTACTTAGCTATGCTTAGTATATGTTTGTGATTCGTCCATCTAGTTCCTGCAGTGGAATGCATCTGGCTGGCTATATTGTTAATCTTGTGATTATTTGCACAGGAAAAACCACATTTGTCAAGAGACATCTTACTGGAGAGTTTGAGAAGAAGTATGAACGTAAGTACGGACTTTATGTTCCTCTAGTTAGTAGTGTAACCCTTTTTTATTCACGACTTTGCCCATCCTGATTCTTTCTTGCAGCTACTATTGGTGTTGAGGTTCACCCTTTAGATTTCTTCACTAACTGTGGCAAGATCCGCTTTTACTGTTGGGATACTGCTGGACAAGAGAAGTTTGGTGGTTTAAGGGATGGATACTAGTAAGTAGATTTCTTACTTTCTTCCTTCTGATATGTATCAAAATTGTCAAGAATCTTCTAGTGATTGTGAATGGCAAAATGAGAAGCTAGTATGATATTAGTTGATCTGATTCTCCTGTTGCAATTAGTGTCTTTGCTTGCATTGGCCATgatacaaaatttgtttttgtttttgtgttgtgTTGCAGCATCCATGGGCAATGTGCTGTCATCATGTTTGATGTCACAGCACGTCTGACATACAAGAATGTACCAACATGGCACCGTGATCTTTGCAGGTATGAACACGCAGAAGCTAAACTTTTTTTGTAGTATGTATGTGGCAAATTGCTAAACCTAAATGTGATGTCTtcaattttgtgtgtgtgtgtgtgtgtgcaggGTCTGTGAAAACATCCCGATTGTACTCTGCGGGAACAAAGTTGATGTGAAGAACAGGCAAGTGAAGGCCAAGCAGGTGACATTCCACAGGAAGAAGAATCTCCAGTATTACGAGATATCTGCTAAGAGCAACTACAATTTCGAGAAGCCATTCTTGTACCTTGCTAGGAAACTCGCAGGGTAAACAACAGTTTTGACGCTGATCTGTACTTTCGTTCGTGGGGTATAAACTAAAAAGATGGATAAAGAGttgatttttaaatgttttcagGGACCCTAACCTTCACTTTGTGGAATCACCTGCCCTTGCTCCCCCAGAAGTACAGATTGACATGGCTGCTCAGCAACAGTAAGCTTTCTAAACCTCACTTTTATCTTATTACATTGCTGAGTTTCTTATGCTAGGTTTCTTGTTCACtaagaaattttttatgtaATTGTAGGCACGAGGCGGAGCTCGCAGCCGCAGCAAGTCAGCCACTCCCTGATGACGATGATGACACGTTCgagtagagagagagacaaactATTgtcatttcttctttttttttttttgtctggtgGAGCTATTTCTATTTGTGTTTGTATTCTTCAAGATATGAAGTTTGAAATCTACGTTTGCGATGGCACTAGTAATTTCCCGGTTGGAGTCTTTGTAATTGACGTAGTCGTTGAGCAAAAGCCAAGCGTTCTTATATAATAgtacctttttttttctggcaACCCTTTTTCTTATTAAGAACACCAAGTTATTACTTGCTCTCTTAACTCTAGCAAACTTTGAAATTAAGACTGTAGAAAATTTAACACATTATTTTCTACTTTTTACATTCCACATCTTCTCATACGTCTCATATTCAACTTACACTCTTCTTTTGTATTCTacaatagttttgtttaataaaattcaatacATTAtctcatattttttatattaataatttttttatttgtttaattaaaataaagataaatcaCTCAAATGACTTCAATATATTTAAACAACTATTCTAtctttactttataaatatttaattatacaaaagtaaataaatataaatttattattattattattttcgaatAAT encodes:
- the LOC106420814 gene encoding GTP-binding nuclear protein Ran-3 codes for the protein MALPNQQTVDYPSFKLVIVGDGGTGKTTFVKRHLTGEFEKKYEPTIGVEVHPLDFFTNCGKIRFYCWDTAGQEKFGGLRDGYYIHGQCAVIMFDVTARLTYKNVPTWHRDLCRVCENIPIVLCGNKVDVKNRQVKAKQVTFHRKKNLQYYEISAKSNYNFEKPFLYLARKLAGDPNLHFVESPALAPPEVQIDMAAQQQHEAELAAAASQPLPDDDDDTFE